The following proteins are co-located in the Apium graveolens cultivar Ventura chromosome 5, ASM990537v1, whole genome shotgun sequence genome:
- the LOC141661148 gene encoding F-box protein At4g22390-like — MARISSSSESSKKSSSNSKKRYGIELLPEELMLKIFVLLPVVTLLRCKSVCKSWLSLILNPQFVETHLIESRKRQPLSILKLLGDQFYIDTDHKTSSHLQLPEHFTVVTGSVLCCNGLVCLANLECDTIYLWNPMIRKFKILPTPKFKPTPVARTFHFCSFKLGFGYDGFCNDYKIVRIVLYTAYARYKTRDFVYSVHVEMYSANEDSWKEIEIPESIKFFKFYPSGEVGVFLPQTHGVLYFEGFYELLSFDLHEEVFRVYPYHVPGKYPIYERNEPRMSRLLNFEGSLAMIYAESIDVGESFYSLWTFDVDCGNVSWTKQFNIENRSEDDLVILYLDDGQFIVVKKKYFGPGSNYYYYTKKLAKKFLPPPGSFICTVAKYSESLVSLEGFEELE; from the coding sequence ATGGCAAGAATCAGCAGCAGCAGCGAGAGTAGCAAGAaaagcagcagcaacagcaagaAGAGGTATGGTATCGAATTACTCCCTGAAGAACTCATGCTCAAAATATTTGTCTTACTGCCTGTTGTAACCCTCCTTCGCTGCAAATCAGTTTGCAAATCCTGGCTATCTCTTATATTAAACCCACAATTCGTCGAAACTCACTTGATTGAATCCCGGAAACGACAACCCTTGTCGATACTCAAACTTTTGGGAGACCAGTTTTACATTGATACTGATCATAAAACATCAAGCCACCTCCAGTTGCCAGAACATTTCACTGTTGTGACTGGTTCCGTATTGTGTTGTAATGGTCTTGTTTGTCTCGCCAATCTCGAATGTGATACTATTTATTTGTGGAATCCGATGATTAGGAAATTTAAGATACTACCTACTCCTAAATTTAAGCCAACTCCAGTTGCCAGAACATTTCACTTTTGTTCGTTTAAGCTAGGGTTTGGTTATGATGGTTTTTGTAATGATTACAAGATTGTTAGGATTGTTTTGTACACTGCGTATGCTCGTTACAAGACACGTGATTTTGTTTATTCGGTACATGTGGAGATGTATTCAGCCAATGAGGATTCTTGGAAAGAGATCGAGATTCCTGAATCAATAAAGTTTTTTAAGTTTTATCCATCTGGAGAGGTGGGTGTTTTTCTTCCTCAAACCCACGGGGTATTGTATTTCGAAGGCTTTTACGAGTTACTATCGTTTGATTTGCATGAGGAAGTGTTTAGAGTGTATCCATATCATGTACCTGGCAAATATCCCATATATGAGCGAAATGAACCAAGAATGTCACGTCTTTTAAATTTTGAAGGTTCTCTTGCTATGATATATGCTGAATCCATTGATGTTGGTGAATCATTTTACAGTCTATGGACATTTGATGTGGATTGTGGTAATGTGTCTTGGACTAAACAGTTCAATATTGAGAATAGGTCAGAGGATGATCTGGTAATTCTATATTTGGATGATGGACAGTTTATTGttgtcaaaaaaaaatattttggtcCTGGCAGTAATTATTATTACTACACAAAAAAACTTGCGAAGAAGTTTCTTCCACCTCCTGGTAGTTTTATCTGCACAGTTGCTAAGTACAGCGAGAGCCTTGTTTCACTTGAAGGGTTTGAAGAACTAGAGTAA